The Strigops habroptila isolate Jane unplaced genomic scaffold, bStrHab1.2.pri NW_022045577.1_ctg1, whole genome shotgun sequence genome has a window encoding:
- the G6PD gene encoding glucose-6-phosphate 1-dehydrogenase, producing the protein MGSRASVRGAGEPAGPMSGPELGLGPGRSRTEGCGLLREELSQDGAFLWGQPHIFIIFGASGDLARKKIYPTIWWLFRDGLLPEDIHVVGFARSPLTVELIRERTLPHLKASPEDSPLLERFFSRQRFVQGHYGDEAPFRRLEAALRELPGGAAAHRLFYLALPPGLYATVTRHIREHCMGQGWNRIIVEKPFGRDLASSDALSAHLSGLFHEEQIYRIDHYLGKEMVQNLMVLRFGNRIFGPIWNRDNVACVVVTFKEPFGTEGRGGYFDDFGIIRDVMQNHLLQMLCLVAMEKPASTNPDDVRDEKVKVLKCISPVVPEDVVLGQYVGNPEGPPEAHKGYLDDPTVPPGSTTATFAAAILHVANERWDGVPFVLRCGKALNERKAEVRLQFRDVPGDIFGHQCKRNELVVRVQPDEAVYTKMMTKKPGLFLSPEESELDLTYGNRYKDVKLPDAYERLILDVFCGNQMHFVRSDELREAWRIFTPLLHNIEARAERPIPYVFGSRGPPEADELLKRAGFLYEGTYRWVNPHKL; encoded by the exons GGCCGATGTCGGGGCCGGAGCTGGGGTTGGGGCCGGGTCGGAGCCGCACCGAGGGCTGTGGGCTGCTGCGGGAGGAGCTGAGCCAGGATGGGGCCTTCCTATGGGGCCAGCCCCACATCTTCATCATCTTCGGGGCCTCT GGTGACCTGGCTCGGAAGAAGATCTACCCCACGATATG GTGGCTGTTCCGGGACGGGCTCCTCCCCGAGGACATTCACGTTGTCGGCTTCGCCCGATCCCCGCTGACGGTGGAGCTGATCCGGGAGCGGACGCTGCCGCACCTCAAG GCGTCCCCCGAGGACTCGCCGCTCCTGGAGCGCTTCTTCTCGCGGCAGCGCTTCGTGCAGGGGCACTACGGGGACGAGGCCCCGTTCCGGCGCCTGGAGGCGGCGCTGCGGGAGCTGCCGGGGGGCGCCGCCGCGCATCGGCTCTTCTACCTGGCGCTGCCGCCGGGGCTCTACGCCACCGTCACCCGGCACATCCGGGAGCACTGCATGGGGCAGGG CTGGAACCGCATCATTGTGGAGAAGCCCTTTGGCCGGGACCTGGCGAGCTCGGACGCGCTCTCAGCCCATCTCAGTGGCCTCTTCCACGAGGAGCAGATCTACCGCATCGACCACTACCTGGGCAAGGAGATGGTGCAGAACCTCATGGTGCTCCG CTTCGGGAACCGGATCTTCGGCCCCATCTGGAACCGGGACAACGTGGCCTGTGTGGTTGTCACCTTCAAGGAGCCCTTTGGCACTGAGGGACGTGGTGGCTACTTCGATGACTTCGGCATCATCCG GGACGTGATGCAGAACCACCTCCTGCAGATGCTCTGCTTGGTGGCCATGGAGAAACCGGCCTCCACCAACCCCGATGATGTGCGGGATGAGAAG GTGAAGGTGCTCAAGTGCATCAGCCCGGTGGTGCCAGAGGACGTGGTCCTTGGCCAGTACGTGGGGAACCCCGAGGGCCCCCCCGAGGCCCACAAGGGCTACTTGGACGACCCCACGGTGCCGCCCGGCTCCACCACGGCCACGTTTGCAGCCGCCATCCTGCATGTGGCCAATGAGCGCTGGGACG GGGTGCCCTTCGTGCTGCGCTGCGGGAAGGCGCTGAACGAGCGCAAGGCCGAGGTGCGGCTGCAGTTCCGCGACGTGCCCGGGGACATCTTCGGCCACCAGTGCAAGCGCAACGAGCTGGTGGTGCGCGTCCAGCCCGACGAGGCCGTCTACACCAAGATGATGACCAAGAAACCCGGCCTCTTCCTCAGCCCCGAGGAGTCCGAGCTCGACCTCACCTATGGCAACCGCTACAAG GACGTGAAGCTGCCGGACGCGTACGAGCGGCTCATCCTGGATGTGTTCTGCGGGAACCAGATGCACTTTGTGCGCAG TGATGAGCTGCGCGAGGCCTGGCGCATCTTCACCCCACTGCTGCACAACATCGAGGCGCGCGCGGAGAGACCCATCCCCTATGTGTTTGGCAG cCGGGGCCCCCCTGAGGCCGATGAGCTGCTGAAACGCGCCGGGTTCCTCTACGAGGGCACGTACCGCTGGGTGAACCCGCACAAGCTCTga